One part of the Salmo salar chromosome ssa28, Ssal_v3.1, whole genome shotgun sequence genome encodes these proteins:
- the vps35l gene encoding VPS35 endosomal protein-sorting factor-like isoform X1, translated as MAAVQWHSRARRYESELQSCGLEVAPVEFSDYHPLKSITVTDSKSRRGARKGSTSSSSSSSSSAAPDPLSSMLDGTDPLSMFAAASASESPLTLSQSSSTGDLGRGKRREKEDEVGVDFEPWSSKRGEILARFTTTEKLSINLFMGSDKGKAPSLASSAVSEKVRTRLEELDDLEEGSQRELLNLSQQDYVNRIEELNQSLKEAWASDQKVKALKIVIQCSKLLSDTAVIQFYPSKFVLITDILDTFGRLVYERIWSMCSDPRPLPDPCPDSFTADEVNDTAKETCLNWFFKIASIRELIPRLYVEVALLKCNRFLTKCGIQETVPRLTAMIRGIGDPLVAVYARAYLCRIGMEVAPHLKDSLNKNFFDLLGTFRQIHGDSVQNQLVLQRVEIPVYLTLYSPAIHWILQCVSYRAPEALLTEMMERCKKLGNNALLLNSVMWAFRAEFIATRATDFIGMIKDCDEAGFPKHLLFGSLGRSLACADPPEAERLPILNEAWKVITKVRSPQDYINCAEIWVEFTCRHFTKREVNTVLSDIIKHMTPDRAFEDAYPQLQSVIRKILTYFHDFSVLFSMERFLPFMDMFQKDSVRVEVCRSIMDVFIKHQQEPTRDPVILNALLHVCKTMHDSVNALTLEDEKRSLALLINGFIRMVSFGRDFEQQLSFCVEARATFCNLEPVLVQLIHTVNQLAMETRRVMRGSHSRKTAAFVRACAAYSFITIPSLTSIFSRLNLYLLSGQVALANQCLSQADAFLKAAVSVLPEVPRSISIEGKLRSSEGFLLDFINNFLSALLVVPDHPEAGVLFLVRGLLNMVQDYTWEDNSDAKVQVYISALPLLAAMSQESYLYSIPKVDSNETLYGGDPKFLAEINKLCETLIGQVLDHLKTLGRDESVHRQGSLAFSLFGCLLAHGDLRNNKLNQLAVNLWNLSHKQGYCNTRTSVRTLEFIKHQAQQPDMAHFSDMLQRLTLQSRT; from the exons ATGGCTGCTGTGCAGTG GCACTCTCGTGCACGCAGGTATGAGTCTGAACTGCAGAGCTGTGGCCTGGAGGTCGCCCCAGTGGAGTTTAGCGACTACCATCCCCTCAAGTCCATCACT GTGACAGACTCCAAGTCGCGGAGGGGAGCGCGTaaaggcagcacctcctcctcttcctcctcttccagcTCTGCGGCACCAGATCCCCTGAGCTCCATGCTGGATGGAACAGACCCCTTGTCCATGTTTGCTGCAGCCTCTGCCAGCGAGTCCCCCCTAACCCTCTCACAGAGCAGCTCCACTGGG GACTTGggtagaggaaagaggagggagaaggaggatgaGGTTGGAGTGGACTTTGAACCGTGGTCATCCAAACGGGGAGAAATCCTTGCCAGGTTCACTACCACGGAGAAGCTCTCCATT AATCTCTTCATGGGCTCAGATAAAG GCAAGGCTCCCAGTCTTGCCTCCTCTGCTGTATCGGAGAAGGTGCGAACTCGCCTAGAGGAGCTGGATGACCTGGAAGAG GGGTCTCAGCGGGAGCTGCTGAATCTGTCCCAGCAGGACTATGTGAACCGTATCGAGGAGCTCAACCAGTCTCTAAAAGAGGCCTGGGCCTCTGACCAGAAGGTCAAGGCCCTCAAAATCGTCATCCAG tgCTCCAAGCTGCTGTCAGACACAGCTGTGATTCAGTTCTACCCAAGCAAGTTTGTCCTCATCACAGACATTCTGGACACCTTTG gaCGTCTGGTGTATGAGAGGATCTGGTCCATGTGTTCTGACCCTCGCCCCCTACCAG aTCCCTGTCCAGACTCCTTTACAGCTGATGAAGTGAATGACACGGCCAAGGAGACCTGCCTCAACTGGTTCTTCAAAATTGCCTCCATCAGAGAACTCATCCCTCGACT ATATGTAGAGGTAGCTCTCCTGAAGTGTAACCGTTTCTTGACCAAGTG tgGGATCCAGGAGACGGTGCCTCGCCTCACAGCTATGATCCGGGGGATAGGGGACCCCCTGGTGGCCGTGTATGCCCGGGCCTACCTCTGTAGG ATTGGGATGGAGGTGGCTCCTCACCTGAAGGACAGCCTGAACAAGAACTTCTTTGACCTGCTGGGGACGTTCCGTCAGATCCACGGCGACAGTGTCCAGAACCAGCTGGTCCTGCAGAGGGTGGAGATCCCCGTCTACCTGACCCTCTACTCCCCCGCCATCCACTGGATCCTGCAGTGTGTCTCCTACAGAGCACCAGAG GCCCTGCTAACAGAGATGATGGAGAGGTGCAAAAAGCTTGGGAATAA TGCCCTGCTGCTGAACTCGGTGATGTGGGCGTTCAGGGCGGAGTTTATCGCGACGAGAGCCACCGACTTCATCGGCATGATCAAGGACTGCGATGAGGCAGGATTCCCTAAG CACCTGTTGTTTGGCTCTCTGGGCCGCAGTCTGGCCTGTGCTGACCCTCCTGAGGCAGAAAGGCTGCCCATCCTCAATGAGGCCTGGAAGGTCATCACCAAAGTGCGAAGTCCACAG GATTACATCAACTGTGCTGAGATCTGGGTGGAGTTCACCTGTCGTCACTTCACT AAACGTGAGGTCAACACTGTGCTCTCTGACATCATCAAGCACATGACCCCAGACCGGGCCTTTGAGGATGCCTACCCTCAGCTTCAGTCCGTGATACGGAAGATCCTCACCTACTTTCATGacttctctgtcctcttctccatg GAGCGTTTCCTTCCCTTCATGGACATGTTCCAGAAGGACAGCGTCAGGGTGGAGGTGTGTCGCTCCATCATGGACGTGTTCATCAA aCACCAGCAGGAGCCCACTAGAGATCCTGTCATCCTCAATGCTCTACTCCACGTCTGCAAGACCATGCACGACTCTGTCAA TGCTCTGACGCTGGAGGATGAGAAGAGATCTCTGGCCTTATTGATCAATGGCTTCATACGCATG gtgtcgTTTGGCCGTGACTTTGAGCAGCAGCTGAGTTTCTGTGTGGAGGCCCGGGCCACCTTCTGTAACCTGGAGCCAGTGCTGGTGCAGCTCATCCAC ACTGTGAACCAGCTGGCCATGGAGACAAGGCGTGTGATGAGGGGGAGCCACTCCCGCAAGACTGCTGCTTTTGTCAGG GCATGTGCTGCCTACAGCTTCATCACCATTCCCTCCCTCACCAGCATCTTCAGCCGCCTCAACCTCTACCTGCTGTCTGGGCAGGTGGCCCTGGCCAACCAGTGTCTTTCCCAGG CGGATGCATTCCTGAAGGCAGCGGTCAGTGTGTTGCCAGAGGTGCCACGCAGTATCAGCATCGAGGGCAAACTGCGCTCTTCTGAGGGCTTCCTGCTTGACTTCATCAACAACTTCCTGTCAGCACTACTAGTTGTGCCG gaccACCCAGAGGCAGGGGTGTTGTTCCTTGTGCGTGGGCTGCTCaacatggtgcaggactacaCCTGGGAGGACAACAGTGACGCCAAGGTCCAAGTCTACATCAGCGCCCTGCCACTACTGGCTGCCATGAGTCAGGAGAGCTACCTCTATTCCATCCCCAAAG TGGACTCGAATGAAACACTTTATGGAGGAGATCCCAAGTTTTTGGCAGAGATCAACAAGTTATGTGAAACTCTGATTGGACAAGTGCTGGACCACCTCAAGACCTTGGGTAGAGATGAG AGTGTTCATAGACAGGGTAGTCTGGCCTTCTCTCTGTTCGGCTGCCTCCTGGCTCATGGGGACCTACGCAACAACAAACTCAACCAGCTGGCTGTCAACCTGTGGAATCTGAGCCACAAGCAGGGCTACTGCAACACACGCACCTCT GTGCGGACACTAGAGTTCATCAAGCACCAGGCCCAGCAGCCAGACATGGCTCACTTCTCAGACATGCTTCAACGCCTCACCTTGCAGTCCAGGACCTGA
- the vps35l gene encoding VPS35 endosomal protein-sorting factor-like isoform X2, with translation MAAVQWHSRARRYESELQSCGLEVAPVEFSDYHPLKSITVTDSKSRRGARKGSTSSSSSSSSSAAPDPLSSMLDGTDPLSMFAAASASESPLTLSQSSSTGDLGRGKRREKEDEVGVDFEPWSSKRGEILARFTTTEKLSINLFMGSDKGKAPSLASSAVSEKVRTRLEELDDLEEGSQRELLNLSQQDYVNRIEELNQSLKEAWASDQKVKALKIVIQCSKLLSDTAVIQFYPSKFVLITDILDTFGRLVYERIWSMCSDPRPLPDSFTADEVNDTAKETCLNWFFKIASIRELIPRLYVEVALLKCNRFLTKCGIQETVPRLTAMIRGIGDPLVAVYARAYLCRIGMEVAPHLKDSLNKNFFDLLGTFRQIHGDSVQNQLVLQRVEIPVYLTLYSPAIHWILQCVSYRAPEALLTEMMERCKKLGNNALLLNSVMWAFRAEFIATRATDFIGMIKDCDEAGFPKHLLFGSLGRSLACADPPEAERLPILNEAWKVITKVRSPQDYINCAEIWVEFTCRHFTKREVNTVLSDIIKHMTPDRAFEDAYPQLQSVIRKILTYFHDFSVLFSMERFLPFMDMFQKDSVRVEVCRSIMDVFIKHQQEPTRDPVILNALLHVCKTMHDSVNALTLEDEKRSLALLINGFIRMVSFGRDFEQQLSFCVEARATFCNLEPVLVQLIHTVNQLAMETRRVMRGSHSRKTAAFVRACAAYSFITIPSLTSIFSRLNLYLLSGQVALANQCLSQADAFLKAAVSVLPEVPRSISIEGKLRSSEGFLLDFINNFLSALLVVPDHPEAGVLFLVRGLLNMVQDYTWEDNSDAKVQVYISALPLLAAMSQESYLYSIPKVDSNETLYGGDPKFLAEINKLCETLIGQVLDHLKTLGRDESVHRQGSLAFSLFGCLLAHGDLRNNKLNQLAVNLWNLSHKQGYCNTRTSVRTLEFIKHQAQQPDMAHFSDMLQRLTLQSRT, from the exons ATGGCTGCTGTGCAGTG GCACTCTCGTGCACGCAGGTATGAGTCTGAACTGCAGAGCTGTGGCCTGGAGGTCGCCCCAGTGGAGTTTAGCGACTACCATCCCCTCAAGTCCATCACT GTGACAGACTCCAAGTCGCGGAGGGGAGCGCGTaaaggcagcacctcctcctcttcctcctcttccagcTCTGCGGCACCAGATCCCCTGAGCTCCATGCTGGATGGAACAGACCCCTTGTCCATGTTTGCTGCAGCCTCTGCCAGCGAGTCCCCCCTAACCCTCTCACAGAGCAGCTCCACTGGG GACTTGggtagaggaaagaggagggagaaggaggatgaGGTTGGAGTGGACTTTGAACCGTGGTCATCCAAACGGGGAGAAATCCTTGCCAGGTTCACTACCACGGAGAAGCTCTCCATT AATCTCTTCATGGGCTCAGATAAAG GCAAGGCTCCCAGTCTTGCCTCCTCTGCTGTATCGGAGAAGGTGCGAACTCGCCTAGAGGAGCTGGATGACCTGGAAGAG GGGTCTCAGCGGGAGCTGCTGAATCTGTCCCAGCAGGACTATGTGAACCGTATCGAGGAGCTCAACCAGTCTCTAAAAGAGGCCTGGGCCTCTGACCAGAAGGTCAAGGCCCTCAAAATCGTCATCCAG tgCTCCAAGCTGCTGTCAGACACAGCTGTGATTCAGTTCTACCCAAGCAAGTTTGTCCTCATCACAGACATTCTGGACACCTTTG gaCGTCTGGTGTATGAGAGGATCTGGTCCATGTGTTCTGACCCTCGCCCCCTACCAG ACTCCTTTACAGCTGATGAAGTGAATGACACGGCCAAGGAGACCTGCCTCAACTGGTTCTTCAAAATTGCCTCCATCAGAGAACTCATCCCTCGACT ATATGTAGAGGTAGCTCTCCTGAAGTGTAACCGTTTCTTGACCAAGTG tgGGATCCAGGAGACGGTGCCTCGCCTCACAGCTATGATCCGGGGGATAGGGGACCCCCTGGTGGCCGTGTATGCCCGGGCCTACCTCTGTAGG ATTGGGATGGAGGTGGCTCCTCACCTGAAGGACAGCCTGAACAAGAACTTCTTTGACCTGCTGGGGACGTTCCGTCAGATCCACGGCGACAGTGTCCAGAACCAGCTGGTCCTGCAGAGGGTGGAGATCCCCGTCTACCTGACCCTCTACTCCCCCGCCATCCACTGGATCCTGCAGTGTGTCTCCTACAGAGCACCAGAG GCCCTGCTAACAGAGATGATGGAGAGGTGCAAAAAGCTTGGGAATAA TGCCCTGCTGCTGAACTCGGTGATGTGGGCGTTCAGGGCGGAGTTTATCGCGACGAGAGCCACCGACTTCATCGGCATGATCAAGGACTGCGATGAGGCAGGATTCCCTAAG CACCTGTTGTTTGGCTCTCTGGGCCGCAGTCTGGCCTGTGCTGACCCTCCTGAGGCAGAAAGGCTGCCCATCCTCAATGAGGCCTGGAAGGTCATCACCAAAGTGCGAAGTCCACAG GATTACATCAACTGTGCTGAGATCTGGGTGGAGTTCACCTGTCGTCACTTCACT AAACGTGAGGTCAACACTGTGCTCTCTGACATCATCAAGCACATGACCCCAGACCGGGCCTTTGAGGATGCCTACCCTCAGCTTCAGTCCGTGATACGGAAGATCCTCACCTACTTTCATGacttctctgtcctcttctccatg GAGCGTTTCCTTCCCTTCATGGACATGTTCCAGAAGGACAGCGTCAGGGTGGAGGTGTGTCGCTCCATCATGGACGTGTTCATCAA aCACCAGCAGGAGCCCACTAGAGATCCTGTCATCCTCAATGCTCTACTCCACGTCTGCAAGACCATGCACGACTCTGTCAA TGCTCTGACGCTGGAGGATGAGAAGAGATCTCTGGCCTTATTGATCAATGGCTTCATACGCATG gtgtcgTTTGGCCGTGACTTTGAGCAGCAGCTGAGTTTCTGTGTGGAGGCCCGGGCCACCTTCTGTAACCTGGAGCCAGTGCTGGTGCAGCTCATCCAC ACTGTGAACCAGCTGGCCATGGAGACAAGGCGTGTGATGAGGGGGAGCCACTCCCGCAAGACTGCTGCTTTTGTCAGG GCATGTGCTGCCTACAGCTTCATCACCATTCCCTCCCTCACCAGCATCTTCAGCCGCCTCAACCTCTACCTGCTGTCTGGGCAGGTGGCCCTGGCCAACCAGTGTCTTTCCCAGG CGGATGCATTCCTGAAGGCAGCGGTCAGTGTGTTGCCAGAGGTGCCACGCAGTATCAGCATCGAGGGCAAACTGCGCTCTTCTGAGGGCTTCCTGCTTGACTTCATCAACAACTTCCTGTCAGCACTACTAGTTGTGCCG gaccACCCAGAGGCAGGGGTGTTGTTCCTTGTGCGTGGGCTGCTCaacatggtgcaggactacaCCTGGGAGGACAACAGTGACGCCAAGGTCCAAGTCTACATCAGCGCCCTGCCACTACTGGCTGCCATGAGTCAGGAGAGCTACCTCTATTCCATCCCCAAAG TGGACTCGAATGAAACACTTTATGGAGGAGATCCCAAGTTTTTGGCAGAGATCAACAAGTTATGTGAAACTCTGATTGGACAAGTGCTGGACCACCTCAAGACCTTGGGTAGAGATGAG AGTGTTCATAGACAGGGTAGTCTGGCCTTCTCTCTGTTCGGCTGCCTCCTGGCTCATGGGGACCTACGCAACAACAAACTCAACCAGCTGGCTGTCAACCTGTGGAATCTGAGCCACAAGCAGGGCTACTGCAACACACGCACCTCT GTGCGGACACTAGAGTTCATCAAGCACCAGGCCCAGCAGCCAGACATGGCTCACTTCTCAGACATGCTTCAACGCCTCACCTTGCAGTCCAGGACCTGA
- the LOC106589355 gene encoding Golgi to ER traffic protein 4 homolog, with protein sequence MMSEQEALKCSSARNRGGTQRVEGKLRASVEKGDYYEAHQMYRTLFFRYMSQAKHADARELMYNGAQLFFSYNQLNSAADLSMLVLESLEKSEATVEDEDLEHLAKLFSLMDPNSPERVAFVSRALKWSTGGSGKLGSPKLHQLLAVTLWKEQNYSESRYHFLHSSDGEGCAQMLVEYSAQRGFRSEVDMFVAQAVLQFLCLKNKNSASVVFSTYTQKHPSIEKGPPFVQPLLNFIWFLLLAVDGGKLTVFTVLCEQYQPSLKRDPMYNEYLDRIGQLFFGVPPKQSSSYGGLLGNLLNSLMGSDEEGEEAQEDGSPIELD encoded by the exons ATGATGTCGGAGCAGGAGGCTCTGAAGTGCTCCAGCGCAAGAAACCGTGGAGGAACGCAGCGGGTTGAAGGGAAACTGCGAGCCAGTGTAGAAAAGGGAGATTACTATGAGGCTCACCAGATGTACAGAACCTTGTTTTTTAg GTATATGTCACAGGCGAAGCATGCAGATGCCAGGGAGTTGATGTACAATGGCGCCCAGCTCTTCTTCAGTTACAACCAG CTAAACAGTGCTGCAGACCTGTCAATGTTGGTGCTGGAGTCTTTGGAGAAATCAGAGGCGACGGTAGAGGATGAAGACTTAG AGCACCTGGCTAAGCTGTTCAGTTTGATGGACCCCAACTCCCCAGAGAGAGTAGCATTTGTGTCCCGCGCACTCAAGTGGTCCACAGGCGGCTCGGGGAAGCTGGGCTCCCCCAAACTGCATCAGCTCCTGGCAGTCACCTTGTGGAAAG AGCAAAACTACAGTGAGTCTCGCTACCACTTCTTGCACTCCTCTGATGGAGAGGGCTGTGCCCAGATGCTGGTGGAGTACTCGGCGCAGCGGGGGTTTCGCAGTGAGGTGGACATGTTTGTGGCGCAGGCCGTCCTACA GTTCCTCTGTCTAAAGAACAAAAACAGTGCATCTGTGGTGTTCAGCACATATACTCAGAAACACCCCTCAATAGAGAAGGGCCCTCCCTTTGTTCAGCCCTTGCTCAACTTCATCTGGTTTCTCTTGCTGGCAGTGGATGG AGGGAAATTAACAGTGTTCACAGTGCTATGTGAACAGTATCAGCCTTCCCTGAAGAGGGACCCTATGTATAATGAG TATCTCGACAGAATAGGTCAGCTTTTCTTTGGGGTGCCACCCAAACAGTCCTCATCATATGGTGGATTGCTCG GAAACCTGTTGAACAGCCTGATGGGTTcagatgaggagggagaggaagcacAGGAGGACGGCAGCCCCATTGAGCTGGACTGA